A genomic window from Campylobacter concisus includes:
- the petA gene encoding ubiquinol-cytochrome c reductase iron-sulfur subunit, which produces MSVKQERRSFIGLAFGAVAAVGGAMSLVAVKKTWDPLPSVKAAGFTTVDLSPIKDGEMRQVEWRKKPIFILKKSPDMAKNDKRDVVVGDARYVVLIGLCTHLGCIPEYKASKQMFVCACHGGEFNADGMQTYGPPPRPLDIPPFKIDGTKLVLGETSPEYEKLVAKA; this is translated from the coding sequence ATGTCAGTAAAGCAAGAAAGACGTAGCTTTATCGGCCTTGCGTTTGGTGCTGTGGCAGCTGTCGGCGGCGCTATGTCACTAGTGGCTGTTAAAAAGACTTGGGATCCGCTTCCAAGCGTAAAAGCTGCTGGTTTCACAACAGTTGATCTAAGTCCGATCAAAGATGGAGAAATGAGGCAGGTTGAATGGCGTAAAAAGCCTATTTTCATCCTTAAAAAAAGTCCTGATATGGCTAAAAATGACAAAAGAGATGTTGTTGTAGGGGATGCTAGATACGTAGTTCTTATCGGACTTTGCACGCATCTTGGCTGTATACCTGAGTATAAAGCAAGTAAACAAATGTTTGTATGTGCCTGTCATGGTGGCGAATTTAATGCCGACGGAATGCAAACATACGGACCTCCTCCAAGACCACTTGATATACCACCATTTAAGATTGATGGAACCAAGCTAGTTCTAGGCGAAACAAGCCCAGAATACGAAAAATTAGTAGCAAAAGCTTAG
- a CDS encoding hydrogenase 4 subunit F, with translation MESLALILILPLLGALVLFLSPKNYAVLSGLHVLFSAATSVALLNNVLKVLSSGTFYSFDKFLFLDSLGCVFLVLIAVTGFIVNFYSIHYMRWELEDGHIHLSDLKKYYALSHVFIFTMTLSVICNNVAFMWAAIEATTLASVFLVAIHKDQKSTESGYKYIVLCSIGLAFALYATVLLYSATFSTLGDGEASMLFSSIMANAKNLNPDAAKLIFVFALIGFGTKAGLAPTHTWLPDVHAEGPAPISALLSGVLLKCAMLALLRYYAITAQAVGFSFVEGIMIVSGTITLFVAGFFLIRQHNVKRMFAYHSIVHMGVIAFALGVGGKFGLFAAIFHCLAHSFTKALAFCSTGNIARIYGHKDMSKMGGMVKIAPITTIMFGAAVCSLVGVPAFAIFVSEYNVFVGAITSGQYIAVALFAIALAVIFIADFAHFNMASFGEPKGVVVHNKEMSLLENLPLIALCALIIIFGVWHVDSFYTLVDNGVNIMMGALK, from the coding sequence ATGGAAAGTTTAGCTTTAATACTTATCTTACCGCTCCTTGGTGCTTTGGTCTTGTTTTTGAGTCCTAAAAATTATGCGGTATTAAGCGGACTTCACGTTTTGTTTTCTGCTGCGACATCGGTGGCTTTACTTAACAATGTTCTTAAAGTCTTAAGTAGTGGAACTTTTTATAGTTTTGATAAATTTTTGTTTTTAGATAGCTTAGGCTGTGTTTTCTTGGTGCTTATTGCTGTAACTGGATTTATAGTAAATTTCTACTCTATCCACTACATGAGATGGGAGCTTGAAGACGGACACATCCACTTAAGCGATCTTAAAAAATATTATGCATTAAGCCATGTATTTATCTTTACAATGACTTTAAGCGTTATTTGCAACAACGTTGCGTTTATGTGGGCAGCTATCGAGGCTACAACACTAGCTTCAGTATTTTTGGTCGCTATCCACAAAGATCAAAAATCAACAGAGAGTGGCTATAAATACATTGTTCTTTGCTCAATCGGCCTAGCATTTGCACTTTATGCGACTGTTCTTTTATACTCAGCCACATTTAGCACTCTAGGAGATGGCGAAGCTTCTATGCTATTTTCAAGCATAATGGCAAATGCTAAAAATTTAAACCCAGATGCAGCAAAGCTTATCTTTGTATTTGCTCTAATTGGTTTTGGTACAAAAGCTGGTCTTGCTCCAACTCACACTTGGCTACCAGATGTTCACGCTGAAGGTCCAGCACCTATCTCAGCTTTGCTTTCAGGCGTACTTTTAAAATGTGCGATGCTAGCGCTCTTAAGATACTACGCTATCACAGCTCAAGCAGTTGGATTTAGCTTCGTTGAGGGCATAATGATCGTATCAGGAACTATCACACTATTTGTAGCGGGATTTTTCCTAATCAGACAACACAACGTAAAAAGAATGTTTGCATATCACTCAATCGTTCACATGGGCGTTATCGCATTTGCACTTGGTGTTGGCGGTAAATTTGGTCTATTTGCAGCGATATTCCACTGCTTGGCTCACAGCTTTACAAAAGCTTTGGCATTTTGCTCAACAGGCAACATTGCAAGAATTTATGGCCACAAAGATATGAGTAAGATGGGCGGCATGGTTAAGATCGCACCAATTACCACTATAATGTTTGGCGCGGCTGTTTGCTCACTAGTTGGTGTTCCAGCATTTGCTATATTTGTTAGCGAGTATAACGTCTTTGTAGGAGCCATCACAAGTGGTCAATACATCGCAGTTGCGCTATTTGCTATTGCACTTGCAGTTATTTTCATAGCTGACTTTGCGCACTTTAACATGGCAAGCTTTGGCGAGCCAAAAGGTGTGGTTGTTCATAATAAAGAGATGAGTTTGTTAGAGAATTTACCTCTTATAGCACTTTGTGCCCTTATCATAATCTTTGGCGTATGGCACGTAGATAGCTTTTATACGCTAGTAGATAACGGTGTTAATATAATGATGGGAGCTTTAAAATGA
- a CDS encoding cytochrome b — translation MSLAHKSTGVIDWLDQRLAFTKLMKVLVSEYWIPKNINFLWAMGVILTTLFMLLIVTGFLLLMYYKPDVNLAFDSVNYTIMQEVEYGWLWRHIHAVSASTIFLIMYIHLLTGLYYGSYKRGREVIWISGMVLFICFSAEAFSGYMLPWGQMSYWAATVITQLFGGVPVIGDALVEWIRGDYAVGDSTLTRFFMLHVCLLPLVTIAVLVIHFYSLRVPHVNNLTSEDIDFEVEAQEYLHGDRAKSKVIPFWPGFLAKDFMYVSFFMIFVIYLVCYHFNFAMDPINFEPANPLKTPPHIYPEWYFLWQYEILRGFFFDIAGISAYNIGLIAFAFAGVAFMLIPLLDRSDLVAPAHKRPLFFIWFWVLVIDLIVLSIYGKLPTGGYNDWIGFYSSLLFLFLFIIALPVITILERKRG, via the coding sequence ATGTCTTTAGCTCATAAATCAACTGGCGTTATTGACTGGCTTGATCAACGCCTAGCTTTTACAAAACTTATGAAGGTTCTAGTTAGCGAATACTGGATACCAAAAAATATAAATTTCCTTTGGGCAATGGGCGTTATTTTAACAACGCTTTTTATGCTCTTAATTGTTACTGGTTTTTTACTTTTAATGTATTACAAACCAGATGTAAATTTGGCATTTGATAGTGTAAATTATACTATCATGCAAGAGGTCGAGTATGGCTGGCTTTGGCGTCACATTCACGCAGTTTCAGCCTCTACGATATTTCTTATTATGTATATTCACTTGCTTACTGGACTTTACTATGGTTCATATAAAAGAGGTAGGGAAGTCATTTGGATAAGTGGTATGGTGCTATTTATCTGTTTTTCAGCAGAGGCATTTAGTGGTTATATGCTTCCATGGGGACAGATGAGCTACTGGGCGGCAACTGTTATCACTCAGCTTTTTGGCGGTGTGCCAGTTATTGGTGATGCTTTAGTTGAGTGGATTAGAGGTGATTACGCAGTTGGCGACTCAACACTTACTAGATTTTTTATGCTTCATGTTTGTTTATTGCCACTTGTAACGATAGCTGTTTTGGTTATTCACTTCTACTCTTTAAGAGTTCCACACGTTAATAACCTAACAAGCGAAGATATAGACTTTGAAGTAGAGGCACAAGAGTATTTACACGGCGATAGAGCAAAATCTAAAGTTATACCATTTTGGCCAGGATTTTTGGCAAAAGACTTTATGTATGTATCATTCTTTATGATATTTGTCATCTATCTTGTTTGCTATCACTTCAACTTTGCAATGGATCCTATCAACTTTGAGCCAGCAAATCCACTAAAAACCCCACCACATATCTATCCAGAGTGGTATTTCTTGTGGCAATATGAAATTTTACGTGGCTTTTTCTTTGATATAGCCGGAATTTCTGCTTATAACATTGGTCTTATCGCGTTTGCGTTTGCGGGTGTTGCATTCATGCTTATACCTCTTCTTGATAGAAGCGACCTTGTAGCTCCAGCTCACAAAAGACCACTATTTTTTATATGGTTTTGGGTCTTAGTTATCGATCTTATCGTATTATCTATATATGGTAAGCTCCCAACAGGTGGTTATAATGACTGGATAGGGTTTTATTCGTCATTGCTATTCTTGTTCTTATTTATAATTGCGTTACCAGTTATAACAATACTTGAAAGAAAGAGGGGCTAA
- a CDS encoding c-type cytochrome: MKELKIFAIVVILSGVLYWGIEPYAHTKLHPHTANAEYNFSKEDTDYAKHFLEQKKAALETAKASGNKASIDAATKDVEVAQKILDDYTAFWNDINSIDLTKGDATRGADTFVAAGCTGCHGIEAAGMPAGMDAETASQSFGVVPPDLSTAGKIYDDKFLAALIKNPNMALKLTHKFNDEHPFPMTAFMGAGGDINAETADIVAYLKKVSADYEKANNKITEEKVFADACQRCHDIKYDKKYAFSNKVSLAAYMGSNPPDLSMMIRSKGDEYLHKFINDTQKMLPGTAMPRVGLNKAAEDDVVAYIQKVGDKKKAERESTGLYVMIYFFILGIFAWLWKRKVWSELH; encoded by the coding sequence ATGAAAGAGCTTAAAATTTTTGCCATTGTTGTTATTCTTTCAGGTGTTTTATATTGGGGTATTGAGCCTTATGCTCACACAAAACTTCATCCACACACTGCAAATGCTGAGTATAACTTCTCAAAAGAAGATACTGACTATGCAAAGCACTTTTTAGAGCAAAAAAAGGCAGCACTTGAGACTGCTAAGGCTAGCGGAAATAAGGCAAGTATAGACGCGGCTACAAAAGATGTAGAAGTAGCACAAAAAATTCTTGATGACTATACAGCATTTTGGAATGATATTAACTCTATCGATCTTACAAAAGGTGACGCCACAAGGGGTGCTGATACCTTTGTAGCAGCAGGATGTACAGGATGCCACGGTATAGAAGCAGCAGGTATGCCAGCTGGTATGGATGCTGAGACAGCTAGTCAAAGCTTTGGTGTAGTACCACCAGATCTTAGTACCGCTGGTAAAATTTATGATGATAAATTCTTGGCCGCACTCATTAAAAATCCAAATATGGCTTTAAAGCTAACTCATAAATTTAACGACGAGCATCCATTTCCGATGACCGCATTTATGGGTGCTGGTGGTGATATAAATGCTGAGACTGCCGATATAGTAGCTTATTTGAAAAAAGTATCTGCTGATTATGAAAAGGCAAATAATAAGATCACTGAAGAAAAGGTTTTCGCTGATGCATGTCAAAGATGTCATGATATAAAATATGACAAAAAATATGCATTTAGCAACAAAGTAAGCCTTGCTGCTTATATGGGCTCAAACCCACCTGATCTATCGATGATGATCCGTTCAAAAGGCGATGAGTATTTACATAAATTTATAAACGATACTCAAAAGATGCTACCAGGTACCGCAATGCCAAGAGTTGGTTTAAATAAAGCCGCTGAAGACGACGTGGTAGCTTATATTCAAAAAGTAGGCGACAAGAAGAAGGCTGAGCGCGAGAGCACAGGGCTTTATGTCATGATCTACTTCTTTATATTAGGAATTTTTGCTTGGCTTTGGAAACGCAAAGTTTGGAGCGAACTACACTAA
- a CDS encoding MBL fold metallo-hydrolase has product MGIFIVIVLFIASVFAFIKFAPVFGGVPDAKSQKLIEASPNFNGKVFINLEPTIDMVKNNPQASMLNYIPQALFPPKGKLPTKPLPNLKFDAKALKNGEFIWLGHVSLICKLDDKTIVTDPVLHRAFPLSIGGKPFTYEHAITASDYPDAIDIALISHDHYDHLDYKTILELKDRICKFLVPLGVKAHLVKWGVDEDKIYEFDWFGDQKIGNLNFMFCPSRHFSGRTFKRNTTLWGGWAVEGAGFSFYFSGDGGYGKHFKMINEKFGAFDLVFIENGAYGDGWPYVHMKPEESAQALKDLGAKLGMPVHWGKFDLSYHAWDEPIKRFEKAATKLELNYATPMIGEVFTAQNPPRKKWWEKI; this is encoded by the coding sequence ATGGGAATTTTTATAGTTATAGTTTTGTTTATCGCTTCAGTTTTTGCTTTTATAAAATTCGCCCCGGTTTTTGGTGGCGTGCCAGACGCCAAGAGCCAAAAGCTGATAGAGGCTTCGCCAAATTTCAACGGCAAAGTTTTTATAAATTTAGAACCAACGATTGATATGGTAAAAAATAATCCGCAAGCATCTATGTTAAATTATATTCCGCAAGCGCTCTTTCCACCAAAAGGTAAGCTACCAACTAAGCCTTTGCCAAATTTAAAATTTGATGCAAAAGCCCTCAAAAATGGCGAGTTTATCTGGCTTGGGCACGTTAGCCTCATCTGTAAGCTTGATGACAAAACCATTGTCACTGACCCTGTTTTGCACCGAGCATTTCCACTGTCAATTGGCGGTAAGCCCTTTACCTACGAGCATGCTATCACCGCTAGCGACTACCCAGATGCGATCGACATCGCCCTCATCTCGCACGATCACTACGATCATCTTGATTACAAAACAATACTCGAGCTAAAGGATAGAATTTGCAAATTTCTAGTGCCGCTTGGCGTAAAAGCTCACCTTGTAAAATGGGGCGTTGATGAAGACAAAATTTATGAGTTTGACTGGTTTGGTGATCAAAAAATAGGAAATTTAAACTTCATGTTTTGTCCTTCAAGGCACTTTAGTGGGCGCACATTTAAAAGAAATACGACGCTTTGGGGTGGCTGGGCGGTTGAAGGGGCTGGCTTTAGCTTTTATTTTAGCGGAGATGGCGGATACGGCAAGCATTTTAAGATGATAAATGAGAAATTTGGCGCCTTTGATCTAGTTTTTATAGAAAATGGTGCTTACGGCGATGGCTGGCCTTACGTGCATATGAAGCCAGAGGAGTCAGCGCAAGCACTAAAAGATCTTGGTGCAAAGCTTGGTATGCCGGTGCACTGGGGCAAATTTGATCTATCTTATCACGCTTGGGATGAGCCGATCAAGCGTTTTGAAAAGGCAGCGACAAAACTTGAGCTAAACTACGCAACGCCGATGATCGGAGAAGTTTTCACCGCACAAAATCCGCCTAGAAAAAAGTGGTGGGAGAAAATTTAG
- a CDS encoding respiratory chain complex I subunit 1 family protein produces MQTILLMIFQVVVIVLVAPLFDGMARKLRARLQSKQGSDFFQTYRDIIKLFRRGRTVPECSHWVFRWAPFFLFATSAAVLAAIPITYSKDTVFGAYSDIFVILYLGALLRFVFGAASMDSGNPFAATGGGREQMLGVYVEPVMIMCLIVVMLAAKTSNLIEIQEMVKTGVIGYQIPSFAVASIAFLWCMYVETGRKPFDVAEAEQELQEGLLGEYAGSDLGLVQASLILKQFAMIGLFLTIFEPWNFSNPFLAIIIFVIKTGVFYVAAVFIDNFGPRFKMTSSLRKNALGALAISFVALTLYVVGV; encoded by the coding sequence ATGCAAACTATACTTTTAATGATATTTCAAGTAGTCGTTATCGTTTTGGTAGCTCCTTTGTTTGATGGTATGGCAAGAAAACTAAGAGCTAGACTTCAATCAAAACAAGGTAGCGATTTCTTTCAAACATATCGCGACATTATAAAACTCTTTAGAAGAGGAAGAACTGTGCCTGAGTGCTCACACTGGGTATTTAGATGGGCTCCATTTTTCCTTTTTGCAACTTCAGCTGCAGTTCTAGCTGCTATACCTATAACATATAGCAAAGATACTGTTTTTGGAGCATATTCAGATATATTTGTGATCCTCTATCTTGGCGCGTTGCTTAGATTTGTATTTGGTGCAGCTTCAATGGATAGCGGCAACCCATTTGCAGCAACAGGCGGCGGCAGGGAGCAAATGCTGGGCGTATATGTCGAGCCAGTTATGATCATGTGTCTAATCGTCGTAATGCTTGCAGCTAAAACATCAAATTTAATTGAGATCCAAGAGATGGTAAAAACCGGTGTTATTGGATATCAAATCCCAAGCTTTGCTGTAGCTTCTATCGCATTTTTATGGTGCATGTACGTTGAGACTGGCAGAAAACCATTTGACGTAGCTGAAGCTGAGCAAGAGCTTCAAGAAGGCTTACTTGGCGAGTATGCAGGTAGCGACCTTGGTTTAGTTCAAGCATCACTTATATTAAAACAGTTTGCTATGATCGGACTTTTCCTAACTATATTTGAGCCATGGAATTTTAGCAATCCTTTCTTAGCTATCATCATTTTTGTGATAAAAACTGGAGTATTTTACGTAGCAGCTGTCTTTATAGACAACTTTGGTCCACGCTTTAAAATGACTTCATCTTTACGCAAAAATGCACTTGGTGCACTTGCTATCTCGTTTGTTGCACTAACACTTTATGTAGTAGGAGTGTGA
- the hyfE gene encoding hydrogenase 4 membrane subunit — protein MQTLDILAICMIVTSLAVFGLRSLKLSIIAYAIETLLLVSIFFLLSEKFNAEQLKTWAIVAFFTKVLLVPGILFWLIKKLGVVSEDEPVGGFFVSPVIAMGFSLALSMSIHPIFLKFSLIKEEIMLIAAGTVFMMGIFGFMLRNSFIKQILAYCLFENGIHLSLALMAYNSHELVELGILTDAIFAVIIMSILAIRFYKAYDSLDTSKASNLRG, from the coding sequence ATGCAAACACTTGATATTTTAGCCATTTGCATGATCGTAACTTCGCTTGCGGTTTTTGGTCTTAGAAGCTTAAAACTCTCAATCATCGCTTATGCGATTGAGACACTACTTTTAGTTAGCATATTTTTCTTGCTATCTGAGAAATTTAACGCCGAGCAACTCAAAACTTGGGCGATCGTTGCATTTTTTACCAAAGTTTTACTTGTGCCAGGAATTTTATTCTGGCTTATCAAAAAACTTGGCGTAGTTAGCGAAGATGAGCCAGTTGGTGGATTTTTTGTAAGTCCTGTTATTGCTATGGGATTTTCTCTAGCTCTTTCAATGAGTATCCACCCTATATTTTTAAAATTCTCTCTTATCAAAGAAGAGATCATGCTAATCGCAGCTGGAACGGTCTTTATGATGGGAATTTTTGGCTTCATGCTAAGAAACTCATTTATAAAACAAATTCTAGCTTACTGCTTGTTTGAAAACGGTATCCACCTAAGCCTTGCTCTAATGGCTTATAACTCACATGAGTTAGTCGAGCTTGGAATTTTAACAGATGCGATATTTGCCGTTATCATCATGAGCATTCTAGCGATTAGATTTTATAAAGCTTATGATAGCTTAGATACTTCTAAAGCTTCAAATTTAAGGGGTTAG
- a CDS encoding 4Fe-4S dicluster domain-containing protein: MKKHKFVIADYKRCIGCATCMAACFKSAYERGKLSRARLSVLREATGVMPTQCRQCDDGPCANVCPTGALRFNDNCIELHEEICIGCKMCTIACPYGAISSSAELMPSVNYAVEPKYNLEIESQSGAKNIAVKCDMCFGRENGPACVDVCPTSALVMIDPEEGKHKLGKRIDYEAANKFATKILNGQGA; the protein is encoded by the coding sequence ATGAAAAAACATAAATTTGTGATTGCCGATTATAAACGCTGTATAGGATGTGCGACCTGCATGGCTGCATGTTTTAAGAGCGCTTATGAACGCGGCAAGCTGTCACGTGCAAGGCTAAGTGTGCTAAGAGAAGCTACTGGCGTTATGCCAACTCAGTGCAGACAATGCGACGATGGTCCTTGTGCGAATGTATGTCCAACTGGGGCATTGCGATTTAATGATAATTGCATCGAGCTTCACGAGGAAATTTGTATAGGCTGTAAGATGTGCACGATCGCTTGTCCTTACGGTGCGATAAGCTCAAGTGCAGAGCTTATGCCTTCAGTAAATTACGCTGTCGAGCCAAAGTACAACCTTGAGATAGAGTCACAATCAGGTGCAAAAAATATCGCTGTTAAATGCGATATGTGCTTTGGTCGTGAGAACGGACCAGCTTGTGTTGATGTCTGTCCAACGAGTGCTCTTGTTATGATTGATCCAGAAGAGGGCAAACATAAACTTGGCAAGAGGATAGACTATGAAGCAGCGAATAAATTTGCTACTAAAATTTTAAACGGACAAGGAGCATAA
- a CDS encoding proton-conducting transporter membrane subunit, with protein MTTVYMLFLVSAVVSILLYCAPKAAVKVGFGLSALSCFYAMCHFVANMGVSDSFALMDGFLYSPKFALNPLGNFFSFVVVFIGFASSVYGMSYADEYIKKANVGVFACLFNTFILSMLLVISADNVFCFVVLWELMTLISSFLIIVNDGKNTLKAVMVYLGIAQIGAFCITCGLLITAYYAGSFEFSAFMGVKMPFGASAAVFALFLVGFGSKAGMWPFHVWLPQAHPAAPSNVSALMSGVMIKVALFTLVKFTLYLPLSTYFGLTILALGAASSLFGVLYALCQHDFKALLAYHSVENIGIILLGLGTGIYGVAAGNLTLAAVGFLAGCYHVVNHAIFKGLLFLCAGSVIHATHTQNMDILGGLAKKMPWTSLGMFIGIMGIAALPPVNGFVSEWFTYQGMLQGAMGEGTLVRYAFTLGVVALALTGVLVGMHLKLYAVIFAGTPRDQKIWENAKESPIGMVLGMIILMIGCVGFGLGANYIVDYIMQAVNSIAISDYKASLGAINVTSPIGSMISTPLIALVLCATMILPFIILAVMKANRDKPRETDPWACGFKYSSRMQMTGGPFTGDLRKIMQWLFRADKKIVTRNYFDAVEYHNHPKDIWWGMFYEPVIKWCMKFADKLGIVQSGYTNVYTLYILIYLCAILAVGYFLV; from the coding sequence ATGACTACGGTTTATATGCTATTTCTTGTAAGTGCCGTCGTTAGCATCTTGCTTTATTGTGCTCCAAAGGCCGCTGTAAAGGTTGGTTTTGGACTAAGCGCTTTAAGCTGTTTTTACGCGATGTGCCACTTTGTTGCAAATATGGGAGTAAGTGATAGCTTTGCTCTTATGGATGGCTTTTTGTATTCGCCAAAATTTGCGCTAAATCCACTTGGAAATTTCTTTAGCTTTGTCGTTGTTTTCATCGGATTTGCAAGTAGCGTTTATGGTATGAGCTATGCAGATGAGTATATCAAAAAAGCAAATGTTGGCGTGTTTGCATGTTTGTTTAATACATTTATACTCTCAATGCTTCTAGTAATTAGTGCTGATAATGTATTTTGCTTTGTTGTTTTATGGGAGCTTATGACTCTTATTTCATCATTTCTTATCATCGTCAATGACGGTAAAAATACACTTAAAGCGGTTATGGTATATCTTGGCATCGCACAAATCGGTGCATTTTGTATAACCTGTGGCTTGCTTATCACTGCTTACTACGCAGGAAGCTTTGAATTTAGCGCATTTATGGGTGTTAAGATGCCATTTGGCGCTTCTGCTGCTGTATTTGCACTATTTTTGGTCGGCTTTGGTAGTAAAGCTGGTATGTGGCCATTTCACGTTTGGCTTCCACAAGCTCACCCAGCAGCACCATCAAACGTTTCAGCCCTTATGTCAGGCGTTATGATTAAAGTTGCTCTATTTACATTAGTTAAATTTACACTTTACTTGCCACTTAGTACATATTTTGGTCTTACGATTCTAGCTCTTGGTGCAGCTAGCTCATTATTTGGTGTTTTATACGCTCTTTGCCAACACGACTTCAAGGCTTTGCTTGCTTATCACTCAGTTGAGAACATAGGCATCATCTTACTAGGTCTTGGCACAGGAATTTATGGCGTTGCGGCTGGAAATTTAACACTTGCAGCAGTAGGTTTTCTAGCAGGTTGCTACCACGTAGTTAACCATGCTATATTTAAAGGTCTGCTTTTCCTTTGTGCTGGTTCGGTTATCCACGCTACTCATACACAAAATATGGACATCCTTGGTGGTCTTGCTAAAAAAATGCCATGGACAAGCCTTGGTATGTTTATAGGTATTATGGGTATCGCAGCCTTGCCTCCAGTAAACGGCTTTGTTTCAGAGTGGTTTACATATCAAGGTATGCTTCAAGGCGCGATGGGCGAGGGAACATTAGTTAGATATGCATTTACACTTGGCGTCGTAGCTCTTGCGCTAACAGGCGTTTTGGTCGGTATGCACTTAAAACTTTACGCTGTTATCTTTGCAGGTACTCCAAGAGATCAAAAAATTTGGGAAAATGCTAAAGAGAGTCCAATAGGCATGGTTCTTGGTATGATCATCCTAATGATAGGCTGCGTTGGCTTTGGTCTTGGCGCAAACTACATAGTTGATTACATCATGCAAGCTGTAAATTCTATCGCTATAAGCGACTATAAAGCTAGCCTTGGTGCTATAAATGTAACTTCACCAATAGGCAGTATGATCTCAACTCCGCTTATCGCTTTAGTTTTATGTGCGACTATGATTTTGCCATTTATCATCCTTGCTGTTATGAAAGCAAATAGAGATAAACCACGCGAGACTGATCCTTGGGCATGTGGCTTTAAATATAGCTCACGTATGCAAATGACAGGTGGTCCATTTACAGGCGATCTTAGAAAGATCATGCAATGGCTATTTAGAGCTGATAAAAAGATCGTTACTAGAAATTATTTTGACGCGGTTGAATATCACAACCATCCAAAAGATATCTGGTGGGGAATGTTTTATGAGCCAGTCATTAAATGGTGTATGAAATTTGCTGATAAACTAGGCATTGTTCAAAGCGGATACACAAACGTCTATACGCTTTATATCCTAATTTATCTTTGTGCCATACTTGCTGTGGGCTACTTTTTAGTTTAG